The following proteins are co-located in the Pyrococcus abyssi GE5 genome:
- the crcB gene encoding fluoride efflux transporter CrcB → MNLKTTLLLIIGGGLGALARYYISGILPVYKDFPLGTLLVNSIASFILGYLYGLLFFGFEVSSEWRIFLGTGFCGGLSTFSTFSYETFSLLREGEYLLAFMNVVANVLVTITLVFLGFILARR, encoded by the coding sequence ATGAACCTAAAGACAACGCTACTACTCATTATCGGGGGAGGACTTGGAGCCTTAGCTAGGTACTACATCTCTGGGATACTACCAGTTTACAAGGACTTCCCCCTCGGAACTTTATTGGTAAATTCTATAGCGAGCTTCATCCTGGGATACCTTTACGGGTTGCTTTTCTTTGGATTCGAAGTTTCATCAGAATGGAGGATATTCCTGGGAACTGGGTTCTGTGGAGGGTTAAGCACCTTCTCAACTTTCTCCTACGAAACGTTTTCCCTCCTGAGGGAGGGTGAATACCTCTTAGCATTTATGAACGTTGTGGCAAACGTTTTAGTTACAATAACCTTAGTATTCCTGGGCTTTATTCTAGCGAGGAGGTGA
- a CDS encoding ABC transporter permease, which produces MRVLMTMVYRELKRFIRSRARVLGSLLNPLIWLIFFGKGWAGAFNFPGAKMIFGGVDYMTYLVPGIVAMTVFNMGFMQGITLIWDRQFGFLKELLVAPASRVEAIIGRSIGGALMALIQGTIILALSFTLADLKLSGVVPTLLLAFLVGIAVSGMGMAIAMRMTSMEGFQIIVTMLMLPMTFLSGAFYPISTMPKWMQYLAKINPLTYAVDGARYYLAGINPTFSLAIDWGVLSLLAVIFVGIAAVEFRKATID; this is translated from the coding sequence ATGAGGGTTCTAATGACGATGGTTTACAGGGAATTGAAGAGGTTCATAAGGTCCAGGGCTAGAGTCCTTGGTTCGCTCCTGAATCCCCTAATATGGCTAATATTCTTCGGCAAAGGGTGGGCCGGTGCTTTCAACTTCCCTGGGGCCAAGATGATATTTGGTGGAGTTGACTACATGACCTACTTAGTCCCAGGAATAGTCGCCATGACCGTCTTTAACATGGGCTTCATGCAGGGGATAACGCTCATCTGGGATAGGCAGTTCGGATTCCTAAAAGAACTTCTAGTTGCGCCGGCCTCAAGGGTTGAAGCCATAATAGGTAGGAGCATTGGAGGCGCTTTAATGGCCCTAATCCAGGGAACCATAATACTTGCCCTGAGCTTCACACTTGCAGACCTTAAACTTTCCGGAGTAGTTCCAACTCTCCTGCTAGCCTTCCTTGTAGGGATAGCAGTTTCTGGAATGGGGATGGCGATAGCGATGAGAATGACCTCAATGGAGGGATTCCAGATAATAGTAACTATGCTCATGCTCCCAATGACTTTCCTCAGCGGTGCGTTCTATCCAATAAGCACGATGCCCAAGTGGATGCAGTACTTAGCCAAGATAAATCCCTTAACGTATGCGGTTGATGGGGCTAGGTATTATCTAGCAGGAATAAACCCAACTTTCAGCCTAGCAATAGATTGGGGAGTTCTAAGCTTATTAGCGGTTATATTCGTTGGAATAGCTGCAGTAGAGTTTAGAAAAGCTACCATTGACTGA
- a CDS encoding NAD(P)/FAD-dependent oxidoreductase, producing the protein MRVVVIGSGTAGSNFALFLRKLDRKAEIIVIGKEPTMQYSPCALPHVISGTIEKPEDVIVFPNEFYEKQKIKMMLGVEAKKIDRERKVVITDKGEVPYDKLVLATGSKAFIPPIKGVENEGVFTLKSLDDVRRIKEYIGKRNPKKAVVIGAGLIGLEGAEAFAKLGMEVLVVELLEHLLPTMLDKDMASIVQKNMEEHGVKFRFGVGVSEIIGNPVEAVKIGDETVEADLVLVATGVRANVDLAKDAGLEVNRGIVVNEYLQTSDPDIYAIGDCAEVIDAVTGKRTLSQLGTSAVRMAKVAAEHIAGKDVKFRPVFNTAITELFDLEIGTFGMTEERAKREGIDVVVGKFRGSTKPEYYPGGKPITVKLIFRKEEGRLIGAQIVGGERVWGRIMTLSALAQMGAKVEDIAYLETAYAPPISPTIDPITVAADMALRKMKR; encoded by the coding sequence ATGAGGGTTGTCGTAATAGGCTCCGGTACGGCTGGAAGCAACTTCGCCCTCTTCTTGAGGAAGCTAGACAGGAAAGCCGAGATAATAGTCATAGGGAAGGAACCCACTATGCAGTACTCACCCTGTGCTCTGCCCCACGTCATTAGCGGGACCATAGAGAAGCCTGAAGATGTGATAGTCTTCCCAAACGAGTTCTACGAGAAGCAGAAGATAAAGATGATGCTCGGGGTTGAGGCCAAGAAGATAGACAGGGAGAGAAAGGTCGTAATAACCGATAAGGGTGAGGTTCCGTACGATAAGCTAGTTTTAGCTACTGGATCGAAAGCATTCATTCCTCCAATAAAAGGTGTAGAGAACGAAGGTGTTTTCACGCTGAAGAGCCTAGATGACGTCAGAAGGATTAAAGAATACATAGGGAAGAGGAATCCTAAGAAGGCCGTGGTGATAGGTGCCGGTCTAATAGGATTGGAGGGAGCTGAAGCCTTCGCAAAGCTCGGAATGGAAGTTTTGGTAGTTGAATTGCTCGAGCACCTATTGCCAACGATGCTTGACAAGGATATGGCAAGCATAGTTCAGAAGAACATGGAAGAGCATGGGGTTAAATTCAGGTTTGGAGTTGGGGTTAGCGAGATAATAGGCAACCCCGTGGAGGCCGTAAAAATTGGAGATGAAACCGTAGAAGCCGATTTGGTTCTCGTTGCAACTGGGGTTAGGGCTAACGTCGATTTAGCCAAGGATGCTGGACTGGAAGTGAACAGGGGGATAGTTGTTAACGAATATTTACAAACGAGTGATCCTGATATATACGCAATAGGCGACTGTGCCGAGGTTATAGATGCCGTTACAGGGAAGAGAACCCTAAGCCAGCTCGGAACTTCGGCGGTAAGAATGGCAAAGGTTGCGGCCGAGCACATAGCTGGAAAGGATGTGAAGTTCAGGCCAGTATTTAACACGGCAATTACAGAGCTCTTTGACTTGGAGATAGGAACCTTTGGAATGACGGAGGAGAGGGCTAAAAGAGAGGGAATTGACGTTGTTGTTGGGAAGTTTAGGGGATCAACGAAGCCGGAGTATTACCCAGGAGGGAAGCCAATCACGGTTAAGCTGATATTCAGGAAGGAAGAGGGCAGGTTGATAGGAGCTCAAATAGTTGGTGGGGAGAGGGTTTGGGGTAGGATAATGACCCTTTCAGCTTTAGCTCAAATGGGAGCCAAAGTCGAGGATATAGCGTACCTAGAGACTGCATACGCTCCTCCGATAAGCCCAACAATAGATCCAATTACGGTGGCCGCGGATATGGCCCTTAGAAAGATGAAGAGGTGA
- the thiC gene encoding phosphomethylpyrimidine synthase ThiC yields MTQMEDAKKGVITDEMLYIANREGISPDKLRKLVAKGYTVIFRNKVHDWVKPVAVGSGVRVKVNANIGTSRDIINVEEEIEKAKVAVKYGADTIMDLSTGGDLDEIRRKIMKAVDVPIGTVPIYQAAEEMLAKGKAIIEMTEDDMWRAIEKHFKDGVDFATVHVGVTKEVVEKMKRIKRVVGMVSRGGTFLAAWILHWNQENPLYKDYDYLLELAKEYDVVLSLGDGLRPGGLPDAGDELQIAELYTLGRLVKRARKAGVQTMVEGPGHVPIDQIPAQIKLMKVATDNAPVYVLGPLVTDIFPGYDHIAGAIGGAIAALNGADFLCYVTPAEHLGLPNVEHVREGVIAAKLAAHAVNLLRFEDEYRKDYEMSLARGNLNWARQFEIAFDKDKFIEIRKERPTKTEACSMCGDLCAIKIIQEMLTKKQTS; encoded by the coding sequence ATGACCCAGATGGAGGATGCTAAGAAGGGTGTAATAACGGATGAAATGCTTTACATAGCGAATAGAGAAGGGATAAGCCCAGATAAGCTAAGGAAGCTAGTTGCCAAGGGATACACTGTTATATTTAGGAATAAGGTGCACGATTGGGTTAAACCAGTCGCTGTCGGTTCGGGTGTGAGGGTGAAGGTTAATGCGAACATAGGAACATCCCGAGATATAATAAACGTTGAAGAGGAAATAGAAAAGGCCAAAGTAGCGGTAAAATACGGTGCAGACACGATAATGGACTTATCAACTGGAGGAGATCTGGACGAGATAAGGAGGAAGATAATGAAGGCGGTTGACGTTCCCATAGGGACCGTACCGATCTACCAGGCCGCCGAGGAAATGTTGGCTAAAGGAAAGGCGATAATAGAGATGACCGAGGATGACATGTGGAGAGCCATCGAAAAGCACTTCAAAGATGGCGTGGACTTTGCAACCGTCCATGTGGGAGTTACCAAGGAAGTCGTTGAAAAGATGAAGAGGATTAAGAGGGTAGTAGGTATGGTCTCGAGGGGTGGAACGTTTTTAGCGGCGTGGATCCTCCACTGGAATCAAGAGAATCCACTCTACAAGGATTATGATTACCTTCTTGAGCTTGCAAAGGAATACGATGTAGTTCTTAGCCTCGGAGATGGACTTAGGCCTGGAGGATTACCGGATGCTGGAGATGAGCTTCAGATAGCCGAGCTTTATACCTTAGGCAGGCTCGTGAAGAGGGCTAGAAAAGCCGGGGTGCAAACGATGGTTGAGGGCCCAGGACATGTTCCCATTGACCAAATACCAGCTCAGATAAAACTTATGAAAGTTGCAACCGACAACGCTCCAGTTTACGTCCTAGGCCCTTTAGTTACGGATATATTCCCTGGATACGACCATATAGCTGGAGCGATTGGCGGTGCAATAGCAGCCCTAAACGGTGCTGACTTCCTATGCTACGTAACTCCAGCTGAGCATTTAGGATTACCAAACGTAGAACATGTGAGGGAAGGAGTAATAGCAGCTAAACTCGCTGCTCACGCAGTTAATTTACTCAGATTCGAGGATGAATACAGAAAAGATTATGAGATGAGTTTAGCTAGAGGTAACTTAAACTGGGCTAGGCAATTTGAAATTGCCTTTGACAAGGATAAGTTCATAGAGATTAGGAAGGAAAGACCAACTAAGACAGAAGCATGCTCAATGTGCGGCGATCTCTGCGCAATAAAGATAATCCAAGAGATGCTGACTAAGAAGCAAACCTCTTAG
- a CDS encoding DUF190 domain-containing protein has product MVEVEHWNTLRLRIYIGENDRWEGKPLYKAIVEKLREMGIAGATVYRGIYGFGKKSRIHSSDVLRLSTDLPIVIEVVDRGHNIEKAVNVIKPMIKDGMITVEPTIVLWVGSKEEIKKFEEDAIAERR; this is encoded by the coding sequence ATGGTTGAGGTTGAACACTGGAACACGCTGAGACTTAGAATATACATAGGGGAGAACGACCGGTGGGAAGGGAAACCTTTGTACAAGGCCATAGTTGAGAAGCTTAGGGAGATGGGAATCGCTGGAGCAACCGTGTACAGAGGAATCTATGGTTTCGGGAAGAAGAGCAGGATTCACTCGAGCGACGTTTTAAGATTATCTACTGATCTTCCCATTGTCATTGAGGTTGTTGATAGGGGGCATAACATTGAGAAGGCGGTTAACGTTATTAAGCCGATGATAAAGGATGGTATGATAACGGTTGAGCCAACCATAGTCCTTTGGGTTGGAAGCAAAGAAGAGATAAAGAAGTTCGAGGAAGATGCAATCGCAGAGAGGCGATGA
- a CDS encoding slipin family protein — MILPTNFFVTTIILLFILIFLASAIKIVKEYERAVIFRLGRVVGARGPGLFFIIPIFEKAVIVDLRTQVLDVPVQETITKDNVPVRVNAVVYFRVVDPVKAVTQVKNYIMATSQISQTTLRSVIGQAHLDELLSERDKLNMQLQRIIDEATDPWGIKVTAVEIKDVELPAGMQRAMAKQAEAERERRARITLAEAERQAAEKLREAAEIISEHPMALQLRTLQTISDVASDKSNVIVLMLPMEMLKLFKSLSDAAQVYAKKEKEKEKE, encoded by the coding sequence ATGATATTGCCGACAAACTTTTTCGTGACAACAATAATTTTGTTGTTTATACTGATATTCCTGGCAAGCGCAATAAAGATCGTAAAAGAATACGAGAGGGCAGTAATCTTTAGATTGGGTAGGGTAGTTGGCGCAAGGGGTCCAGGACTGTTCTTCATAATCCCCATCTTCGAGAAAGCGGTAATAGTAGATCTGAGAACCCAAGTCCTTGACGTTCCAGTTCAAGAAACCATAACCAAGGATAACGTTCCAGTTAGAGTAAATGCCGTTGTATACTTTAGGGTCGTCGATCCGGTTAAAGCTGTAACGCAGGTTAAGAACTACATAATGGCGACCTCGCAGATATCACAAACCACCCTCAGAAGCGTAATTGGACAGGCTCACCTCGATGAATTGCTGAGCGAGAGGGATAAGCTAAACATGCAACTTCAAAGGATAATTGACGAGGCCACGGATCCCTGGGGTATCAAGGTTACGGCGGTAGAGATCAAGGACGTCGAGTTACCGGCTGGAATGCAGAGGGCAATGGCGAAGCAGGCAGAAGCGGAAAGAGAGAGGAGAGCTAGAATTACACTGGCCGAAGCTGAAAGGCAGGCCGCTGAGAAGCTCAGGGAAGCTGCCGAGATTATAAGCGAACACCCAATGGCGCTACAACTCAGAACTCTACAAACGATTAGCGACGTGGCGAGCGATAAAAGTAATGTCATAGTCTTAATGCTACCTATGGAAATGTTAAAGCTGTTTAAGAGCTTATCAGACGCTGCCCAAGTTTACGCAAAGAAGGAAAAGGAGAAGGAGAAAGAGTAG
- a CDS encoding NfeD family protein translates to MKKIILPLLVFAFIASPVLAGNVVYVAQIKGQITSYTYDQFDRYITIAEENNAEAIIIEFDTPGGRADAMMNIIQRIQQSKVPVIIYVYPPGATAASAGTYIALGSHLIAMAPGTSIGACRPILGYSQNGSIIEAPPKITNHFIAYIKSLAQESGRNETIAEEFITKDLSLTPEEALKYGVIEVIARDVNELLGKANGMKTKLPVNGRYVTLNFTNVDVKYLSPSLKDKLIMYITDPNVAYLLLTLGIWALIIGFLTPGWHVPETVGAIMVILAIIGFGYFGYNSAGILLIIIAMLFFVAEALTPTFGLFTVAGLITFIIGGILLFGGGEEYLIKREVFSQLRILIITVGVILAAFFAFGMAAVIRAHRRKASTGREEMIGLTGTVVEELNPEGMVKVRGELWRARSKFGEKIEKGERIKVVDIEGLTLIVVREGKGGER, encoded by the coding sequence ATGAAAAAGATAATTTTGCCATTGTTGGTTTTTGCGTTTATAGCCTCCCCAGTTTTGGCCGGTAACGTGGTTTATGTTGCTCAAATTAAGGGTCAAATAACCTCATACACCTATGACCAGTTCGACAGGTACATAACCATCGCAGAGGAAAATAACGCTGAGGCCATTATAATAGAGTTCGACACTCCTGGGGGAAGGGCCGATGCTATGATGAACATAATTCAAAGGATACAGCAGTCCAAGGTTCCGGTAATAATATACGTCTACCCACCTGGGGCAACCGCGGCATCGGCTGGAACATACATAGCCCTAGGTTCCCACCTAATAGCGATGGCCCCAGGAACGAGCATAGGTGCTTGTAGGCCTATCCTTGGCTATTCTCAAAATGGATCAATAATAGAGGCACCGCCAAAGATAACGAACCACTTCATAGCCTACATTAAGAGCCTAGCCCAGGAAAGTGGAAGAAATGAGACCATAGCCGAGGAATTCATAACTAAGGATCTAAGCTTAACTCCAGAAGAGGCATTGAAGTACGGGGTTATTGAGGTCATAGCAAGGGACGTTAACGAGTTGCTTGGGAAGGCCAATGGAATGAAGACCAAGCTTCCCGTGAATGGGAGGTACGTGACTTTAAACTTCACGAACGTTGATGTCAAATACTTAAGTCCCTCGCTCAAGGACAAGCTGATAATGTACATAACTGACCCCAACGTTGCTTACTTACTCCTAACCCTCGGGATATGGGCCCTTATAATAGGCTTTCTAACCCCAGGGTGGCACGTTCCCGAGACGGTAGGAGCTATAATGGTAATCCTAGCGATAATAGGCTTCGGGTACTTCGGCTATAACTCTGCAGGCATTCTGCTAATCATAATAGCGATGCTATTCTTTGTCGCTGAAGCTTTAACCCCAACTTTCGGCCTCTTCACGGTGGCGGGTTTAATAACCTTCATCATAGGAGGAATACTATTATTTGGAGGAGGGGAAGAGTACTTGATTAAAAGGGAAGTGTTCTCGCAACTTAGGATACTAATCATAACCGTTGGGGTAATACTAGCAGCATTTTTCGCATTCGGAATGGCGGCGGTGATAAGGGCACACAGAAGGAAGGCAAGCACGGGAAGGGAGGAGATGATTGGATTGACAGGAACGGTTGTTGAGGAGTTGAACCCGGAGGGGATGGTAAAGGTTAGGGGAGAATTGTGGAGGGCAAGGAGTAAGTTTGGAGAAAAGATTGAAAAGGGTGAAAGGATTAAGGTGGTTGATATTGAGGGATTAACCCTGATCGTTGTTAGGGAAGGAAAGGGTGGTGAAAGATGA
- a CDS encoding GNAT family N-acetyltransferase has protein sequence MIIRGKVRESKIPKFKHRWFGVLEVESSEGEVYRLYMSGVAQWFIEGDEVEIKVINEPKEKDGVKVLEFNDYELYKFYNGEKIKVWPLWEKIYKAKRYSPLTGDVLYEYEIRAREATYESDFEFIAELEQYHYASQKEKVALWRCEKCGTIIEANTKPICPKCKTDKHVHILEIKGSTPASRFLILELVKREEYEPRILAYVRIDPPIPLMHRKLPNGEIERNIREKVFPEDWLKPSFWPEKIMHELFMELRKKYSKKVARSLLWEKAKEKALRESNTAGARIARVVVHPDYRSDGLGQLSVKAALEWVSERRIPEMRKKKHFVETIAQMARYNPFFEKVGFKFVWETASGRPVLIYPLTQEAKEYLERYFKEDPYAPKEPLWKPSYGKVEMLEGPIVFKNVTKVFESELDIKGLPQEIQDLLKAFGVRHRVIQRPVLRNLNFTINPGEVVAVVGASGAGKTTLLRLILGAIKGYWEEKYRPTSGKIEVPKNAKVSVLIPGEIEPEFGSETILEHVYRKIRDLNAAVEVLNRAGLSDAVLYRAKFSELSTGQKERAKIASLLAERPNVLLIDEFAAHLDTLTAMRVARKVSEIVREAGITAVIITHRPEVVKALDPDKVLFVGYGTVIVRKSL, from the coding sequence ATGATCATTAGGGGGAAGGTTAGGGAGAGCAAGATACCAAAGTTCAAGCATCGCTGGTTTGGAGTTCTCGAGGTAGAGAGTAGTGAAGGTGAAGTTTATCGACTCTACATGAGCGGTGTCGCCCAATGGTTCATAGAGGGCGATGAGGTCGAGATTAAAGTTATAAATGAACCAAAGGAGAAGGATGGAGTTAAAGTTCTCGAGTTCAACGATTACGAGCTTTATAAGTTCTACAATGGAGAGAAGATAAAGGTCTGGCCCCTCTGGGAGAAGATATACAAGGCCAAGAGGTACTCTCCCCTTACGGGGGACGTTCTTTACGAGTACGAGATAAGGGCTAGGGAAGCAACGTACGAGAGCGACTTCGAGTTCATAGCCGAGCTTGAGCAATATCACTACGCATCCCAGAAGGAGAAGGTGGCCCTTTGGAGGTGCGAAAAGTGCGGAACGATAATCGAAGCAAACACAAAACCAATATGCCCCAAGTGTAAGACAGATAAGCACGTTCATATACTGGAGATCAAGGGCTCAACCCCGGCCTCGCGCTTTCTAATTCTGGAACTCGTGAAGAGGGAAGAATACGAACCAAGGATACTAGCTTACGTTAGGATAGACCCGCCAATACCTCTAATGCACAGGAAGCTACCGAATGGCGAGATTGAGAGGAACATAAGGGAGAAAGTCTTCCCCGAAGATTGGCTCAAACCGAGTTTTTGGCCAGAAAAGATAATGCATGAACTTTTCATGGAGCTAAGGAAGAAGTATTCTAAGAAGGTGGCCAGATCCCTTCTCTGGGAGAAGGCCAAGGAAAAGGCCCTAAGGGAGAGCAACACGGCTGGAGCCAGGATAGCTAGGGTCGTGGTTCATCCGGACTACCGCTCCGACGGATTGGGACAACTAAGCGTTAAAGCGGCACTTGAGTGGGTTTCAGAGAGAAGAATTCCGGAGATGAGGAAGAAGAAGCACTTCGTCGAAACCATAGCTCAGATGGCCCGCTATAACCCGTTCTTTGAGAAGGTTGGTTTTAAGTTCGTCTGGGAAACGGCAAGCGGAAGACCCGTGCTAATATACCCCTTAACTCAGGAAGCTAAGGAATACCTAGAGAGGTACTTTAAGGAAGACCCATACGCCCCAAAGGAGCCCCTATGGAAGCCGAGCTATGGAAAGGTTGAGATGCTAGAGGGGCCGATAGTGTTCAAAAATGTGACGAAGGTTTTTGAGAGCGAGCTCGATATAAAGGGCCTTCCCCAGGAGATCCAGGACCTATTGAAGGCGTTTGGAGTTAGACACCGCGTTATTCAGAGGCCAGTTCTGAGGAACCTTAACTTTACGATAAATCCTGGGGAAGTTGTCGCTGTGGTTGGAGCAAGTGGAGCTGGTAAGACGACTCTGCTAAGGCTTATCCTGGGGGCAATTAAGGGGTACTGGGAAGAGAAATACAGGCCAACTTCAGGGAAGATAGAGGTTCCCAAGAACGCAAAGGTCTCTGTCTTAATCCCAGGAGAGATTGAACCAGAGTTTGGGTCTGAAACAATCCTTGAGCACGTTTATAGGAAGATAAGAGATCTAAACGCTGCGGTTGAAGTTCTTAATAGGGCTGGATTAAGCGATGCAGTTCTTTACAGGGCCAAGTTCTCGGAATTATCCACCGGGCAAAAGGAGAGGGCAAAGATAGCTTCCCTGCTTGCTGAGAGACCCAACGTTTTGCTAATAGATGAATTTGCAGCCCACCTAGATACGCTAACGGCGATGAGAGTTGCAAGGAAGGTCAGCGAGATCGTTAGGGAAGCTGGGATAACCGCTGTTATTATAACGCATAGGCCAGAGGTCGTTAAAGCCCTTGACCCTGATAAGGTGCTCTTCGTTGGGTATGGAACTGTAATAGTTAGGAAGTCCCTCTAG
- the tsaA gene encoding tRNA (N6-threonylcarbamoyladenosine(37)-N6)-methyltransferase TrmO — translation MICYRPIGIIHSPFKEPKDVPIQASAAKDIEGTVEVFPEFSEGLKDIEEFSHIILIYHFHRAKFKGLLVEPYMHEEKHGVFATRAPARPNPIGISVVRLVERKGNILRIRDVDILDGTPLLDIKPYVPEFDVRENVRIGWLEKNVHKLEKARDDGRFFSLNFNYIFPASLLEAPERAKL, via the coding sequence ATGATATGCTACAGGCCAATTGGAATAATTCACAGCCCATTCAAGGAACCGAAGGATGTTCCCATTCAGGCCTCTGCAGCAAAAGATATTGAGGGAACCGTAGAGGTGTTCCCAGAGTTTTCTGAAGGCTTAAAGGATATAGAGGAATTTTCGCACATAATATTGATTTATCACTTCCATAGAGCCAAGTTCAAGGGATTGCTAGTTGAACCTTATATGCATGAGGAGAAGCATGGAGTCTTTGCAACTAGAGCCCCAGCGAGGCCTAACCCGATAGGGATCTCCGTTGTAAGGTTAGTTGAGAGGAAGGGAAACATCCTCAGGATTAGGGATGTTGACATACTAGACGGAACCCCTCTGTTAGATATAAAGCCGTACGTTCCGGAGTTCGACGTTAGAGAGAACGTTAGGATTGGATGGCTTGAGAAAAACGTTCATAAGCTAGAGAAAGCTAGAGACGACGGAAGGTTTTTCAGTTTAAACTTTAACTATATATTTCCTGCTTCCCTCCTCGAAGCCCCTGAACGAGCCAAGCTTTAG
- a CDS encoding Mth938-like domain-containing protein, which translates to MKVEEVRFGHVRIDGKDFDHDIVIYPSGKIERRKKEISKRKHGTSHKLDPEELKEYLIEDFDLLLVGTGIYGMLSLLPESRELVKDKEVIEKPTKEALKLLEELWSKKKILAIIHVTC; encoded by the coding sequence ATGAAGGTCGAGGAGGTAAGGTTTGGGCACGTCAGGATAGATGGAAAGGATTTTGACCACGACATAGTCATTTACCCCTCCGGAAAGATAGAGAGGAGGAAGAAGGAGATCAGCAAGAGGAAGCATGGGACGAGTCATAAGCTCGATCCCGAGGAGCTTAAGGAGTACCTAATCGAGGACTTCGACTTACTATTGGTTGGAACTGGAATCTATGGAATGCTCTCACTACTCCCGGAGAGTAGGGAACTTGTCAAGGATAAGGAGGTCATAGAGAAGCCTACGAAGGAAGCTCTAAAACTCTTAGAGGAACTCTGGAGTAAGAAGAAAATCTTGGCGATAATCCACGTAACGTGCTGA
- a CDS encoding Rossmann-like domain-containing protein — protein sequence MILSKIKKEALKLIDELELLDFSFALPYTWVLVKGEEGKSLGVAMTLPEEVQRYTSSIEEPSLEEFIRKADSLNVIERTLGVAAINAVSQYYIDLSDAFWGDVLDLVQGDVKRIAVLGNMPPIVKALRSKYEVYVFERNPKLWDRETYSDALEYDLLPKMDVIIASASCIVNGTIDMILDRAKKAKLLILTGPTAQLLPEFLKGTKVTHLAAMKVVDIDRAILKLKLGSFRGFEEGSRKYIVKV from the coding sequence ATGATACTCTCCAAGATTAAGAAGGAAGCCCTAAAGCTTATTGACGAGCTCGAACTACTCGACTTCAGCTTCGCCCTTCCATACACCTGGGTTCTAGTTAAAGGGGAAGAAGGTAAATCGCTCGGAGTTGCCATGACGTTGCCGGAGGAAGTTCAAAGGTACACAAGTTCAATAGAGGAACCCTCGCTAGAGGAGTTCATAAGGAAGGCCGACAGCTTAAACGTCATAGAGAGAACCCTCGGGGTTGCGGCCATAAACGCAGTTTCCCAATACTACATTGATTTAAGCGACGCTTTTTGGGGAGATGTTCTCGATTTAGTTCAAGGAGATGTGAAGAGGATAGCTGTACTCGGTAACATGCCACCAATAGTCAAGGCCTTGAGGAGTAAATACGAGGTCTACGTCTTCGAGAGGAACCCTAAGCTATGGGACAGGGAAACCTACAGCGACGCTTTAGAATACGATTTGCTTCCCAAGATGGACGTTATAATAGCGAGTGCCTCCTGCATCGTCAACGGGACGATAGATATGATCCTCGACAGGGCCAAGAAGGCTAAGCTTCTCATCCTCACTGGACCTACTGCTCAGCTACTTCCGGAGTTTCTAAAGGGAACTAAGGTTACACATCTAGCAGCGATGAAGGTCGTTGACATAGATAGGGCAATCCTTAAGCTAAAGCTTGGCTCGTTCAGGGGCTTCGAGGAGGGAAGCAGGAAATATATAGTTAAAGTTTAA